A stretch of DNA from Glycine max cultivar Williams 82 chromosome 18, Glycine_max_v4.0, whole genome shotgun sequence:
acagttaacgaaGGCTGGACAACGTTTTTatcgaggcagcttcatgtagttttctctagaagcttcattaagaggcttcctccagaagcttcctcgtggcttctttgagaagctttctcaagaggcttctttgagaagctagatccttatctatccacacccctctattaactaaattaacttccttaaaaataattacggatgaaaataacgcaacaaataatcaaacatcaaacataattactaatatatatatatatatatatatatatatatatatatatataagggtgttacaactctcccacccttttagaaatttcgtCCTCGAAATTTACCTTACTCAAACAAGGATGGGTGAGCTTCTCGCATCTTACTTTCTAATTCCCACGTGGCATCTTCTCCTGATGCACCTCCCCAGATCACCTTGACCAACATAATCTCTTTCCCTCTTAGGTgttttgttcgcctatcctcgatcctcaaaggcaatgtttcatatgtcaaattCTCCTTCACTTGCACATCATCCAATTCAATCACATGGGATGGATCACGGATATACTTACGgagttgagacacatgaaagacattgtgaagattagaaagagACGGGGGTAGTGGAATTTGGTATGCCACAGGGCCAACTTTcttaagaatttggaaaggaccaataaagcgaggtgtgagttttcgggatttcaatgctcgaccaaccccagtccatggagtgactctcaagaatacatgatcaccaacctcgAATTCCAGATCTTTCCTCCTCTTATCATGATAACTTTTCTGCCTACTCTGAGTAGTTCTCATCCTTTCCTAAGGTGAGGCCTTCTCCGGGCTCTAACCAACATAGAGGTGTTctacaccttctaccatacaaagcttcataGGGAGCCATGCCAATGGTAGAATGAAAATTGTTGTTATAAGTGAACTCTATCAATGGAAGAAAACTCTCCCAGCTTCCCTTCTGCTCTAAGACAGATGCTCTTAAAAGGTCCTCCAACGACTGAATGGTCCATTCAGTTTGGCCATCAGTCTGAGGATGGTAGGCTGAACTTAGTCTAAGCTTGGTTCCCAACGCTCTGTTCAAGCTCTCCCAAAACCTAGAGGTAAATCTAGGATCTCTATCAGATACTATGCTAGATGGCACATCATGTAACCTGACAACCTCACTTATATACAAGGTAGTCAACTTTTCCAAGGAAAATCTGATATTAATGGGAATGAAATGAGCAGACTTAGTCAATCTGTCAACAATATACAAGGTAGTCAACTTTTCCAAGGTAGTCATCTATTCTTCCAAAAAGCTTACAAACATTTGCGAAcatatttcaaaaagttgttcaAAGATCacataaaagttttttaaattattgacatctgttaaaaaatattaaattcaatttagaactaaaaacaataaaattaacatataaaaagaaataaggaattaagtaaaatatctaaaaatgatcttgtataattttttttaaaactctcaTTAAACAATGATAATGTtcttaaacaatttaaaaaatgacaaattaaaaattctctCATTCCAAAGatccaatttatataaaaaaaaggaaataaaaaaattatactacagCATATGCATAATGTTgtagtatttaaattaaattaaaaaagataaaaaattattggtaCTAATTATTCTGTACTTGAATTCCTTAGCTAAGGTGTTAGAAACATAAGATAcctttggttaaaaaaaataattaaaagaagaatATATGAAAGGGAaatataaaattctaaaatgattGGTGGAGTGAAATAAAACAAGATATAGcctatcttttttaattttcaatatgaGAGATAATGGTTTTTGAATTCAGAACTTTCTCTATCCTGCTTCCCTGGCCACCCTATCCCATTTTCCCAAAATTCCTCCCCAgactagaaactaaaaaaaaaaacaaaaataactatgtattaaaaaattccTCATCAAAAGATTAGataaactaaaacaaattaGAATGTCGAAAAAGTCCACCTAAAGTAGTTGAGCTAAACCTCCACAAACCACAACCCCCTTCTTAAATCCTTACATCATCCTCAAGACTCATCCATCcaaaaaactcttagcaaatcCACATTCCTCTCCATGTCCGGAGAGCCACCACGGCCGTTGGAGATCCACCTGAGGGTCAACTCCAAGAGAGGCGGCACCACCATGGTGCACCCCGTGGCCACGGCGGTTCCGGTTCAGTACCCCAGAGAGGAGGAGGGAGTGAAGCATTACAGAAAATGGTTTGCTTGGCTGATACCTCTCTTTGTGGTTGCCAACGTCGCTATGTTTGCGATCACTATGTATGTCAATAACTGCCCGCGTAACTCTGTCTCCTGCATTGCCTCCTTCTTGGGTCGCTTCTCCTTCCAGCCCTTCAAAGAAAACCCCCTCTTGGGCCCTTCTTCGTTGACGTGAGTTCTTGTATTGTTGCTATTGTTGTTGTGAATTTGTTTAAGTTTATTTGgggtaaataattataattattattttatttttgctgaaAAGGTTTTCGAAAAATGACTAAGTGTTTTGTTTTAAAGTGTTGTTCTATAATTGagtgattaattaattgatgataAATTTATGGATTATTGTaccttatttttaattgtgGTTGTTTTATGGTGATCATTGATATTGTGGACAAATTGTGACCGCAATCATCCTTGCAGCTGCAATTGAAGTCACGATGGGACCTGAAAACCTTGATGTTGTGGTTGTAATTGCTGTTTGGTACTATTtttactactattattattagctatattttgaagattttagtactttttttttatatctgatTTTGCTTTTAGTTTACTTTGCAAATATATGTTTAATGTTAATTTCagttatagttttaaaattttaattcatggTTGCATTTTCACAATGATTATTAAGAGCATGGGAGAGAGAGGTGCCCTGtgcttctctatttttttttaaaaataaaataaaagaggaaaTGAAAGTGTGTTGTTAACTACATAGGAGAGAGAGGAAGTTAAATAGAAAATGTGGAGAAATATGGTAGTTACTTAATAAAAATCAAGGATTAAAGTTTATCCTACTAGATGAAGTCAGCTACATGGATCACACGACATCATTCAACCCCGTTAAAGACAGTAATCTATGTTAGGTActgtatatgttttattttggctgCTGATGGCATAACACAACCCTCTTTCTTTGGGTTTGAGACCGACTACGATACCATAGGCGGTGTTTATTATTATAACctccataccttcgcatagtgaagagcctctggacaatggggtacgaagtttttatatattatataaatttgtaaatttattattacctattagtggtggtggtggtgatgttgAAATGGTAATAGTATGTGATAGTTGGGACTGAAATTTATGGATGTTTCTTATGAGTGGTTTTAATCATCGGATGGGAAATTTGGATTTCGAAATTGACTGTTACTGGTATTGAACAAGTGGGGTTTTTTTGTTGTTCAGGCTGCAAAAGATGGGGGCTCTTGATGTGAGCAGAGTGGTTCACAAACACCAAGGGTGGCGCCTCGTTACCTGTATGTGGCTACATGCTGGGGTTTTCCATCTGTTGGCAAATATGTTGGGTATTCTAGTCATTGGAATTCGGCTTGAGCAAGAATTTGGGTTTGGTATGTGTGACATATTCATGATTAAGGCTTGTTTCATagtatcaaatatatttttggtcctgcactaaattttggttttagacCTAGTCTCTCTAAAATATGAGTGTTGATTTTTGTCTCTTAGCTTTTAAAAGTGAGCACTTTTGGTCTTTTCTGTTATCATAGATCCATTAAGTACTACTAATGACAAGAACTCAAGAACCAAAATGGActgctttttaaaaataaggaaCACAAACCAAAACTGATATTTTATAGGGACTTGAACCAAATTGTGGTATTCATTATAGGGTGGCCTAACATTTGTTTAAATCTTGTAGTAAATAACATATGCCAGTGACAGAAGTAGAGGTTTGTGGTTTTTCTGCTAAGAGTTCTTCTGTTTGCTGAAACTTTTGTACTCTctaaggttttgacttttgagttgAAAAGTACATAGATAAAACTTACTGGACAGTAATAAATTGATACTTTATTCTGAAATAGGAAAATGTGTCAACAAACACAACTGAAGGTAGCCTACATAGTAATTGATAGTTGGTTAAAGTGAAAAACATGGTAGCCTCTCATAGACTTAAACACAGAACttttaaattaacatttaaaaatctGATTTGAGGAAGCTGTACTACTTATTGTCTGTCTggtaaatagataaaaatgacaCCAAAGATTATCCCTTTTAGACTGCAGTTTTTCTTCTGAGaggttttatttttgtgtgtgatGTTATTGCTTGCCTGGTTTTTGCTGTAAACTGATTCTTGCATACTTGTACAACAGTGCTTATTGGACTGCTATTTTTCATATCTGGATTTGGGGGGAGTTTGCTTTCTGCTCTGTTTATCCAGTCAAACATCTCTGTTGGTGCTTCTGGTGCACTTTTCGGCTTGCTGGGAGGCATGCTTTCAGAACTCATTACTAACTGGTCTATATATGATAACAAGGTGCTTAATAAATTTCTCATTTGCAACTGAGTGTTTCAAAAGGAAAGATCATGCTTTTAAAAGCAACCTACTGACAATCAAGATTTTCTTTTCATGTGAAGCTAGCAGCACTCCTCACCCTTGtgatcatcattgttatcaatcTAGCAGTTGGAATTCTCCCACACGTGGACAATTTTGCTCATATTGGAGGCTTTCTTACTGGATTTCTTCTCGGATTTGTGTTTTTGATACGTCCCCAGTTTGGATGGGTTAACCAACGATATGCTCCCCTAAATTATTCTCCAGGACGATCCAAGCCTAAATTCAAGAAATATCAGTGCATCTTGTGGGTCCTCTCCCTGATCATTCTAGTTGTTGGGTAAGCATTTTTTGAAGTGTCGCTTTTTTTCTGAGATCAAGTTTTTCTTGCTAATGTATGATGTAAGGAGAGACTTGAACATATTTAACCCTGTTGACATATAACATGAAACTTGGACATTCCTTAAGTAGTTGGGGTAGATGCAGTTTTGGTTTACCTCAAGTAAGAGGTTTTGAATTCAGTTTCTACTATACTAAAAGAGAAATACATATAACATGAGAAACCAAGTTATTTGCTTTAGGCAGAatctaaaaacatattaaacccATCAAAGTCCTCTGTTACATTTACTTTATATTAAAACTCAGTTTCATGATTCTAAGTACTTAGTAACAGTTttgcaattatttttaaaataatttttcttgataCTACTAAGAAGATATAGTAGTTATATGAAATTTTGCAAAGACCAACTGCTATTTCTACTTGAGTCTCTGAGGGCTAGAGAGAACTCAAAATGATTGCAAGTGGCACTAATGAAATGAGTTATTTGGATTTTGGAAATTTAGGCTTATAGTATTGAAACAATTACTAGATCATAGGGTTTTGGTAACAAAACTTACGTAAAAGTTCTGCATAACAGATCATAACAGGAAGCATACAATGATAGATGGTTCTTCCTTTATCTTGTAAAGCTGGTCTATTTTATACTCACTCGTTATTGTTGGTTGGGGTTATATAGAAGATAAAATGTCACCAAATATAATGAGAAATCTGTCTTAAAATAAAGATTGAAAAGAAGCTTTGACCTTGGTCTTAAAGTTACTAGCAGATTATATCATGTACATAGGATGTGTCGTTGGTGGAACTCTACACACACATCTAGGGAGGAGGCATGCTCTGTTGTTGATTGCAATAGAAACTTGATTTCTTAGTTActcaagatattttaaaaatgtgagGAATTCTCAACTGAAGTAGTTGTAGAAATAATGACAGTTTTGATACTATAGTATTAATCATCAAATAGACCAGGAAAATAATGCTCAGGTGTTGTTGTAGTTATCTCCTTATGTGTGTTGTTGGAGTCATATTGGTCATCTTGTAATAAgaaattatagaaataaaacaaaagatgaaGGTAGAAGAGTTGAAATTAGCACAAAGGAATTTAAAACAGTTATATCAATGGCGCAAACAAGAACAAGATgattgaaagaagaaaagaaatagaaaagatgaaaaagacaggaaatgaaaaagaaggcaCCACACTCTAGGAGAGTGATAAACCAAGCGTGGAATCACCACAAAGGTATGGGAACCTTTGATAAGATTCAAAGGATGTTCTAATCCAAGAACTAAAAAGAGGAGCCAATGCTCTACTCACTCAATGGAGTAAACCTCAAATATTATTCAACTCTGAAAATGAAaggattacatctctatttatagagTTTAGTCCAAAGTGGTGGTCACACAAAGAGGCTAAACctaattttaagaaacaaaagcaAAAGGTCCAAACAGGTTTAAGGTCCAAACAAGCTTAAGGcccaaattattatttaaattaaactgaAAAGAAATTAATCCAGAATTAAAAATTGGACTCCTAATTAGCATTAAACCAGCTCATCatttattacaattaaaatcaatgCAAAGacacttaaataaaattaagtaaaaaattagGTTGCAAGCCCATGTTGGTGCAttattagtttgggccttcttCCACTTGAATCAAGTGCACCATCTTGAGCTCTCTTCTCTCAGTTTGCCTTGAGATTGTAGTGTGTTGATAATGATCACCTCTAAATGTTCCTTGTGTCTCTTTACTCTTTCCCTCATAGGTATTCCAAGCCCAATGATGAGCTCATCCTCTTTAGCTCTTTTCTCCTTGGATCCTAAAAAGCTAGTTCAAGTTGGATCAAACCACTGCAGTAGCTAGGATTTCCtgaaacattttgttttttcacCAAGCAAACCAACCCAAGATTGATGCTGAAATAGATCTATCCTTCATTAATGTAAATATGCTTGTATATACGAAATTCAATTTTGTGCATGATTGACTTCTGCCTACTCCATCATCTTATTTGTATTCTtgcttttccttttatccatcTTTCATTTTGACCACTTGTTTTGTCTATGTTAAATTGTCTAATGTGACAGGCTTTCTGTTGGGCTGGTTGCCCTTCTCCGTGGTGTTGATGCAAATGATCACTGCTCCTGGTGCCATTATCTGTCTTGCGTTCCAACTTCAAAATGGAGCTGCCATACAGAGGCAGCATATTGCGAGGTAAGCATTTTACCTGAAAGCCTCTtcatatgaataatattatcaGATCCTctgaaattacttatttttcacTGACAATTTTATGAATGGGTTATCTTTAACCCCTTTTTCATGTATTATTATTCTGTCTTCTTGTATTATAATATCTCTAAACAATTTGGTGATCTccaaaatataaacatatagGTGTTACCATCAATTTGACAAATGTTCTCGGGTTAAATATGTTTCTATTCTCTACAAATAGGACAATGCTTGTTTTTACTTCTTAGCCCCTAAAAATAAATCGTCTCCTTTTAGTCCCTCATTTATCCAAATGTTCGATGTAGTTCTTGTTCTTCacaaaaaattgtttccttttGGTCCCTTAGGTCACATGACACTTTTCTATAAATGAGGGACCAAAAAGAGATGAATTATTTTTGAGGAACTAAAACTATAAGCGAATGCTCTTATTTGTAGGGATTCAAAACATTTAACCAAATGTTTTCATTACGCattactttttttagtagtaTCAAAGATGCCTTGCACTTAATGTTAACCATTTCAAAtgtcttttttgttattttcttaatgCTTGATATTAATGTTGTTGAACTACCACAAATGCAGTCAAACCAACTTGGCAACCAGCTGAACGTAACATGCTCAAGCACTGGTAAATTCAGTACATACTTCATGGAAAATCCAACCAGTTCCCAGATCCAGCAATTGTGTAGTCAACTTTGTAGTTGAATTTTGACAAAAGTGATGATCGTTGGAATGAGATGTTCATTTGTTCATATTAGTATTTCAGGTTCTCACGAAAAACTGCACACTGCAGTGCTCTTTTGTTTTTACCTTTTGCCTTATTCAGGAGACACGATGGAAAAAAGGTACATTTTGCCTTTGTAGATTTGTTCATTTTCTGGTGTATATAATATtgattgattttcatttttcttgggCGAGATCAAAGTTACACTTATAGATGATTAATGTATCACCCTAACTTGTGTTTGCCAATAACTTTTCTGTGATTGCATTACAAATTAAGTGAAAATGgtataaataatcatttaatttgatttttaaagatttttttatccatagaaAGCACAAAGGcccaaagaaacaaaacaactatCTGTCAAAATGACAGCTGACAAATCTGTCAGCAAATGCAAAGATATAAAAGCTGGGGGAACTTCAAACACCCTAAGACCAATAtccaaatattttgtataatttaccAAGGTATGAGCCACTGAATTAGCTTCAATATAGGTATGTTTTAATGACATCGAAGCCAAGGATGAAGCGGCTATTCTACAAAGGGACTATTCTACCTGGAGAGAAGCTAATTTAGTGGCTAATACCTTGGCTTCGGTGTTATGAAAACATACATGTAGAATCTCCATTAAAGCTATAAGAAAAGCTATAGAGATTAGAGAATATAAAATAAGACTTTTATATTTCTTCATTGATGATAATAGGTAAAGATAGACACCCTTATATAATCCTAAGTGATGTTAATTAATAGATGATAATTATCTAAGTGTCAACTTCatgttattttaacaaataaaattaaaactataatttataaaatacatatttaactcTATCTTATATAATCCATGGATCATTTAATTGTGGTCCTAAATCATTCAGAAAAAATatggtaataaaaaatattagaaaaataagattattgaGCTGATGGTTAAGTTAAAAAGGCGATTGTTATTTTCACTCTCCCTTTACACTAAGGCACTccccttctcattttttataccTAGACTACCCCACCTATCACACTATCCTCATCTCTCTCAccgggaaaaaaacaaaaaagacacTCGCCCTCCATGCCACTAGCAACACATTTGGCAAATATGTAAGGAGTCAAGATtcaaaataggaaagaaaagatagatttttattgaataataagaTAAAGAACAAAGCGTTGGAGAGAAAACTCTTCTAGGATTTTTCCTTCACAAAAGATTTCTCTTTTCATAAAGAGCTAATGctcaattacaaaaatttaaatatgaatctCCCCTATTCTTCTTCCactatttatatctaataaatccctctaactaactaactaactaacttatTAATAGTTGAACTATGTTAACTAACTTTTCCTTCTCCTTATATCCTAACAATACACCCATCCTAAAAATCAACCTTGTCAGGGTTGGAATTTGAAAACTGAAATGACACACTTCCTaaagttttttcattttcatctagAATTTCCTTTGCTCTTCAGCCTTTTGCTAGGCTTCCTCAACCAATGCAACCTAACAAGCAAGTTCTTGTCTCGTACTTGTTGTTCTTCATGCTCAACTCTTCAAGATGAACTTTGTAACACCCTAGTTTtcgataaataaatatatagatatttattatgtattttgagtttctataattaattgaattaagtaaatattttaggGTGAGATATTGGGTTGAAATTGAGTTTTAATGATTAGTCATGTgaactataaattaaaaaagtttttagaaattaaataaatgagagaaaatagtttttgttaattaaaataaggatttcatcgtattagaaaataaatagagtaaaatgatattttagaaaataaaagaatgttttaattgattatttatttaataaaagagtaaaataaagttcctttttataaaataattaaataaataaaaataggataaatgataggctcagagtACTCATGCATATAAATAGCCCTTTTAACGTTAGAGTAGCTTTTACAAACCTACGTTCTTTCTCTACTATCTCTTTCTCTCAAATTCGTCCTCCCTtcttcctctttcaaaaccttcttttttttttcgcaTACACTCAAATCTGTCCTAGTAAAACTGCGATCCTGgactcattaaccgttggatcattctAAAATTCGGACACCACCTTCAGAACTCATTTTCACACATTTCTACCGTTGgtatttgcaaaataatgtctGTAAAGAGAGATATGCCCCTTGCATAGAGATAGTGAAattgaggcttcaatcccttctcattTTTTCTAATGCTTGAAAACCCTAGCAGAGCAACCAGagaaaaaacttgaggaatttTAGGAAACCGCTAGAGACGCTGCTATTGTTGTCAGACTACACATATGAGCTCGcgtagaggtaagggatgagttactcacgcttggggattaaaatgaacatgtgtagggatccttagatgATCAATTTTGGGTTGctttatgaaattcaattttattctcTTGCTTTTAATCACGAAATGAATGTGTTTGACAAACCAATTGATGTCCCGATGCGatattgttgtgaaattgaggTGTTCTATTCCTTTGTTTCGTgctttaaaaatttatctatCATTATAATGTGTGTCTTTCTCTTGTTTCTCATACCTATAAATTGTATGTTTGATTTCTTTATTATCGTGAATTGAGTGTGCTTTCAATATATTTGTGTCACGagatatctattttattttaacatattattgttCAATTAACTGCCGACAATCTCCGTATTTTGCTTATTGATGATGATTAGaaagatttttatataatactcTGATACCACGCGAATGTGTTGGGTTGCGCTTTGCTCTTGAACCAATTGGGTAATCATAAAGCTATATAAAGAATATGAGAAAATTTACTAGATTAGCGTGAGAATTAGTTTGTTAGAAACATTCTTTTTCATGTTTTGGTCTCATAAGCTTATTACGTGTTGATGATTATAACacctatatatgtatatgaattGTTAAAATACATTAGGAATTAatagttcaaataataaaattaaattgaaggaaattaatatattaagattcaACGATAAATACTTtcaatgcatttttattttaattatgtattaactttttttaattgaaaatagtaTAGttcgatttaatatatacatattttgtgccatgtaaatattaatactgtgtgatgtttatatgattcatgaggtgtgataacatgttgctttggaaTTATAACATTGTAATTGAgattgagtgtatgtgataaattgagtatgtgttaaattgtaagatacatgtgtattgagattttgtacatattgagttgtgagctctgaactgtacaatcacacaactatAAAATTCTTTAAGGGAGATGAGTTAATGAGTGACGAGTTTTATGATGGGCTCCATTGTGGGAACTCAATAATtctaatcactttgaggcgcgatgagttaaaatgattttgaaaacaattgagtagttgtgtgtattgcataggtCAAACTCCAGTGacacatatatgattttaaatgtctgttttaatgagatgattaatcatatgaacataacatattagTATTATTACTGTGTGATATGTATATGATGCATGAGGCATGATAATGTGTTGTCTTGGGATTATGAAAGTGTATGAACTCTGTGTAAGTGACAAGTcaagtatgtgttaaattgtgagatcacatgtgtattgagatgttgtgtgcattgagttgtgagctatgaaccatATAATTACACAACTGTAAACCCTTTGAGAACGACAAGTTTTTGCatgatgagtattgtgatgggatccactgtgagAACCTGtcgagttgaatcactttgaggcgtgacgagttaaaattattttgagaataattgagaagtcgtgtgttttgtatagttcataaaTAAAGTCCgcgtgctaaaatattttttggattggACTTGAaacaggagggagaggccctaacgAACTCTCTGGAGTCTAGGTCTTGGAGGTAAATACACCCAATTTAAGTGCTCCTTTAAACCTatgccgatcccacatggttggagcattcttgcaaaatagTGTGACCCTaattggtctccctatgattttacctagtgagagtgacttgacttaccagtgtgtggtatgtcttgtcatgtactcttgAAAATGAAGACCCTTGATGAAGCAATGGACTTAATTGAAAGCATGGCTGCTAGTGACATTGCCATTCTAAGAGATCGAGCCCACATTCCTACCAAGAAGAGCTTATTAGAGCTAACCTCACAGGACGCtctgttggcacaaaacaagttaCTATTCAAGCAACTAGAGGCATTAACAGAAACACTCAGTAAGTCGCCAACTCAGCTTCATTCCACACAAActtcacattcttctattttgtaggTTGCAGGATGTATAATTTGTGGTGGAGCTCATGATTCTGGATGTTGTATCCCTAATGAAGAGCAAATTGCAAATGAAGTTAATTATATGGGGAATCAGTCCAGAGGAAATTTCAATACAAGAGGATTTCCAGGATTTCAAAACAACCAGTAGTATCAACAACAGAGACAGTGGCAAAATCACCCTGGTAACCAATTCAACAGAAATTCTACCTAACAATCACTAAGTtatctatcctaaggttgaaAACTTAGAACGAAAATGAAGTAAAGTAAagaaacttacttggattgtgtaGATGAATGCAAAGAATAGCAAAGGTGTAGGAATGCAGGGAGATGAAGCAAAGTAAAGGCAGATGCAGTGAATGGCCTTAATGCACAACAAGAGTGAAATGGTAACTGCCTAAGGCAGGCACCTTATAATCTTTGGCAGTTTCGtatggtgcgcttagcgcataGCTATGCTTAGCGTGCCCATATGACATTTGAGTTTTAAAAGCCTCTGCGCTTAGTTCATCTGCTCACTAAGCCCAattcaaaatgttaaaattcCAGAAAAgcttttgggcttagcgcacaagGTCGCGCTTAGCGGGCACTGCAGCTTTGATTGGTCCTGCAACTTACGCTTAGCCACCAAAGGCTTCCCTTAGCGAATTAATGCTCATTAAATGCAATCGTGGCCCGCGCTTAGCGTGTCGCTcgcgcttagtgcaattctaaTAATTGTAATTCTAGAGAAGGAATTACGCTTAGCGAGTGTTCGCACTAAGCCCAATTCGAAAGAATTAAAATCCAGAgaggtttttgggcttagcgctaAGCACTCGCTTAGCGGGACCATCCAGCCAATGATCAGGGATCAAGGCGCTTAGTGCGAACAACAACTCACTTAGCGCGTGAAGGAAATGGTGCTTAGCGCAAGGGTTGGGTTGCCTCTTCACAAAACTGAAAAgacacaatcacaagcaatcgAACTAAACTAGAAtgcaagaaaacaaaattaaaaagggttgggttgcctcctagtaagcgcttgtttaacgtcattagcttgacgcatagtTCTTTGTTATCTTTGGAAGGATAAAACAGTGGTTAATCTTTCAATAGTGCCACCATGGTATAGCTTTAA
This window harbors:
- the LOC100805186 gene encoding inactive rhomboid protein 1-like (The RefSeq protein has 1 substitution compared to this genomic sequence); protein product: MSGEPPRPLEIHLRVNSKRGGTTMVHPVATAVPVQYPREEEGVKHYRKWFAWLIPLFVVANVAMFAITMYVNNCPRNSVSCIASFLGRFSFQPFKENPLLGPSSLTLQKMGALDVSRVVHKHQGWRLVTCMWLHAGVFHLLANMLGILVIGIRLEQEFGFVLIGLLFFISGFGGSLLSALFIQSNISVGASGALFGLLGGMLSELITNWSIYDNKLAALLTLVIIIVINLAVGILPHVDNFAHIGGFLTGFLLGFVFLIRPQFGWVNQRYAPLNYSPGRSKPKFKKYQCILWVLSLIILVVGLSVGLVALLRGVDANDRCSWCHYLSCVPTSKWSCHTEAAYCESNQLGNQLNVTCSSTGKFSTYFMENPTSSQIQQLCSQLCS
- the LOC100805186 gene encoding inactive rhomboid protein 1-like isoform X1, yielding MGPENLDVVVVIAVWLQKMGALDVSRVVHKHQGWRLVTCMWLHAGVFHLLANMLGILVIGIRLEQEFGFVLIGLLFFISGFGGSLLSALFIQSNISVGASGALFGLLGGMLSELITNWSIYDNKLAALLTLVIIIVINLAVGILPHVDNFAHIGGFLTGFLLGFVFLIRPQFGWVNQRYAPLNYSPGRSKPKFKKYQCILWVLSLIILVVGLSVGLVALLRGVDANDHCSWCHYLSCVPTSKWSCHTEAAYCESNQLGNQLNVTCSSTGKFSTYFMENPTSSQIQQLCSQLCS